ACTTCCATCTTAGAACGTGCTCAATTTGAAATTTATCTTTGGAAAGATGGCTTCCAAAAACTCAGCCTCCCTTATCATTTTCCTCACATTCAACATCCTCTTTTTCACGCTAACTACTGCTTGTGGCGGTGGCTGCGGTTCCATTCCCAAACCTAAACCTAAGCCCACCCCAACTCCATCCTCCTCAGGAAGCTGCCCTAGAAAAACTCTCAAACTTGGCGTTTGTGCCAATGTCCTAAAGGATCTTCTCAAAATTGAACTGGGCTCGCCACCGGTCAAGCCTTGTTGTTCACTCCTTAAGGGTTTGGTTGATCTTGAGGCTGCTGCTTGTCTCTGTACCGCCTTAAAGGCAAATGTTCTAGGAATTAAGCTTAATGTTCCCGTCTCTCTCAGTCTTCTTCTTAATGCTTGTGGCAGGAAGACCCCTCGTGGATTCATATGCG
This DNA window, taken from Brassica oleracea var. oleracea cultivar TO1000 unplaced genomic scaffold, BOL UnpScaffold07665, whole genome shotgun sequence, encodes the following:
- the LOC106322131 gene encoding lipid transfer protein EARLI 1-like, whose amino-acid sequence is MASKNSASLIIFLTFNILFFTLTTACGGGCGSIPKPKPKPTPTPSSSGSCPRKTLKLGVCANVLKDLLKIELGSPPVKPCCSLLKGLVDLEAAACLCTALKANVLGIKLNVPVSLSLLLNACGRKTPRGFICA